The sequence below is a genomic window from Patescibacteria group bacterium.
TATCGGAAATAAATTTATGGCCTTCTTTTATTAAAAGTTCTTTTAAAAGAGAATAGTTTTCAATAATACCGTTGTGAACTACGGCAATTTTCTTATGACAATCAAAATGAGGATGAGCGTTCTTCTTATTAGGCCTACCATGGGTAGCCCAGCGAGTATGGCCAATACCAAAACTACCTTCAATGCCTTCTTTTTTAATAGATTTTTCCAGTTCTTTAATCTTGCCTTGGCATTTACGGTATACCAGTTTATTTTTATTAACTAAAACCACGCCAGCTGAATCATAGCCACGATATTCTAAACGTTTTAAACCTTTTATCAAAAGAGGTAAGGTTTTTTTAGGGCCAATATAGCCTACTATGCCACACATGTTATAAAAATTATTATTTTTTTCTCAGATAATATTCAATAAATTTATCAATTTCACCGTCTAAAATTTCTTCTATATTTGACTGTTCATAATCAGTACGGTGATCTTTAACCATTTGATAAGGATGAAGAACATAAGAGCGAATTTGGTTGCCCCAGGCCGCTTCATGATACTCACCCCGTAATTCTTCTTTTTTCTGCTGTCTTTGTTTTTCGGAAATTTGATGGAGCCGACTTTTTAATATTTTTAAGGCATTTTCTTTATTTTGTCTCTGAGACCTTTCATTCTGGCAACTCACAGTAATTTTTGTCGGTAAATGAGTTATTCGAACCGCTGAATCTGTTTTATTAACTGACTGCCCCCCGTGACCTGAAGCCATAAAAGTATCTATTCTTATATTTTTGTCCTTTATTTCCACTTCGGCATCTTTTTCCAATTCAGGGATTACCTCTACCAAGGCAAAAGAGGTGTGTCTCATTTTCTCGGCGTCAAAAGGAGATATACGTACCAGGCGGTGAACACCATTTTCTGATTTTAAAAATCCGAAAGCATAAGAGCCAGAAATTGCAAAAGTAACGCTTTTTATACCAGCTTCCGAGCCAACAGATTTATCGTGAATTTTTACAGACCAGCCTTTTTTTTGACAATAACGCAGGTACATTCTAAGTAGCATACCAGCCCAGTCTTGAGCATCAACACCACCAGCTCCGGCGTGAATAGAAATAATAGCATTATTTTTATCGTATTTTTCGCTTAATAAAATAAAAAATTCAAGTTCATTAAATTTTTCCTTTAATTTTAACAGCTTATCTTCAATCTCATTTTTTATAGAAAAATCTTCCTCTTTTAATGATTCATTGGCTAGCTCCAGAAGAGTTTTATTTTCTTTTTTTATATTATTCCAAGTTTCAATTTCTTCCTTAAGCTCTTCAAAACGACGACTTTTGTTTTCGGCCCTTTGGCGATCCCGCCAAAAATCCGGCTCTCTCATTTCATACTCCAGTTTTTTCTTTTCTATTTCCTTTTTTTCTAAGTCAAAGAAACCCCCTTGCTCGTTCTATTTTTGAGCTAAGATTCTTTATTTCTTTAATTAAGTCTTCCATTTAAAAATTTTTAGTTTATTATTCTTCCGACCACTGGCCTAATGTGGCCATTAAGTTTTTTTCTTGGCCATCATGCAAAATTTTCATTTCTATTTGATCTTCCGGATTTTTTTCTAAAATTAACTCAGCTAAAGTATTATCTTCATTAACTTTGGTGCCGGCAAACTCTAAAATAATATCATTCTCTTCCAGACCAGCTTTATCAGCTGGACTGCCAGGCACCACAGCTAATTCATCAGAAGTAGAGCCCTTAACCAAGAGAGCGCCATAATCAACACTTAAATTATTAGCCTTTTTAAGGCTTTCATTAATAATAACATATCTCACCCCGAGATAAGGGCGAACAATTTTGCCTTTTTCTTTTATACTTTCAATATCTTTCTTAGCTTCATTTATCGGTATAGCAAAGCCAAGCAGCTGTCCTTCTTGAGAAATAGCGGTGTTTACACCAATGACCTGTCCAGCTAAGTTTATCAAAGGCCCGCCTGAATTGCCGGGATTAATGGCCGCATCAGTTTGAATAGTATTATTTAAAGTTTCTGTAGCACCAGTATAACTCGAGGCCGTAATTTCTCTAGATAAACCAGAAATAATGCCCTTGGTCACCGTATTACGGTATTCACCCAAGGCATTACCAATAGCAATAGCTGTCTGACCGATTTCTAAAGAGCTAGAGTCACCTAATTCAGCCACTGATAAATCATTGGCTTCAATTTTCAAAAAAGCCAAATCATTAGTTGGATCTTTAGCTAAAACTTCAGCATCATATTTATGGCCATTATTCAAAACTACCGAATATTCGGTTTCTGAATCAGAAACAACATGTTTGTTAGTTAAAATAATTCCCTCACTGGAAATAATAAAACCAGTACCCCCGGAAACCTGCTGCTTGCCCTCAGGTATAGAAAAAGGGTAACTGTAAAAAAAGTAATCAAAAGGAGAAAGATTATCATCCTGAAAATATTTAGAATAATCCTTAGTACCAACAATACTTACTACCGCTGAGTTTATTTTTTCTACCGCTTTAATAGTAGCGGAATTTTCCTCAACTTCTATGGTCGAAGTGTCTATATTTTGAAAGCTTTCTTGAGAGGTTTCCTGACCTAATAAATTCTTTTTTAACCATGAACCAAGTTTTCCCTCAGAAGCCATATAGCCAAAAAAGGCCCCCGAAGTGCCGCCAATTAAAAAACTAATAAGCACACTAATTAAGATAATACTGGCAATTGATTTTTTATTATTTTTTTCTAATCCCATATATTTTAATTTATTTTACATTTATTAAGATATTATTATTTTAATAATCTGTCAATACAAACTCCATCTAACTTAAAGAAAAGAGTCCGCATTAAAGGACTCCTTTCTTATTTAATAATTTCAAATACTAAGTCTGAGGAGTTTCTGGAGGAGTTTCAGAAGGAGTTTCTGGAGGAGTTTCAGGAGTTTTTTCTTCAGGAGAAGTAGTGCTCATAGCGCCTTTTTCTTTGTCAGAAAAAGCCACAATAAGACCAATGGCACCAACAATAATTTTAGCAATAGCATGCCAGGTTGGTTCAGTCGCTAATTCCCAACCAGGAATTACGCCAGCTACTCCCATCAGAAGAACCAATAAACTGATAATAATTAGAGTTGTTTTACACATAATTTCGAGTCTCCTTTTGGTTAATTAACCTGTTTTTAATTATAGCTTAAATAGCCAATTTTGTTAATGTTAGTAATATTTTTGTCTAATATTAGGTAAAAATTAATTAAAATCTCTTAAATAATTTACTCTGAAAATAAAGTATTTTTTTATTTTTAAAATAAATTCCTTCTTTTCAAAGAAGTCTTTTTTTGGCTTCTTTACCTTTAACATAATTTCCAACCGAGCCGTTAGATTTTACTACACGATGACAGGGAATTTTTACTAGAAAATTGTTTTTATTTAAAGTATTATCAACACTCCGGCTAGCCCTTGAATGACCAGCAGCCTTGGCTAATAATTTATAAGTGGTTACTTTACCTTGAGGAATTTTCTGACATAAATTCCAAATATTTTCTTCAAAGACTGTACCCACTTTTTTAAGGAGTTAATACTGTCGGCAAATCAACAAATTGATAACCCTTATTTTTTACTTCATTAATTAAATCCGGTAAAAACTGCGGTACCAAATCTGTGCCCACCTGCATGACCACAATAGTCCCTTCTTTTAAACTATCCAACACTCGTGACTGAGCCTCTTGGGCTGTCTGATCAGTATCCCAGTCAAAGGCATCCACTGTCCAGGTAACCGTACAATAACCTTCCTCCAGAGCTGTGTCAAAAACTTCTCCCCCGGTTTCTCCATAGGGTGGCCGGAAAAAGGGTTTAGTGCTGGCTCCAGTTGCTTCCTGAAGAGCTTCTTCTGTTTTTTCTAATTCCTCGGCAATTTCCTCAGAAGAAAGATCAGCCAAATGTGAATAATCATAACTTAAATTATAAACGCCAAATCCTTGATTGACTAGATTATTAATATCATTGCTATTTTCTTCAATGACCTCACCAGTTATAAAAAAGCTACCTGGTACTGAATTAGACTTTAATATATCAATTATTTCAGAGAGGTTGTCAATACTGGAAGCACTATTAAAAGTTAGGACTACTTCCTGACGATCTTGACCTCGGGAAAAAACCGCCGTACAATTTTCTAAATCAAAATTTGTGCTAACCGGTTCCAAATTAGTATTAGTATTAAGATTTAAGTTAGTCTTATTATTACTGTTAATATTGTCGTTTAAATTACTGGCCGCATTTACATTTTCATTAGCTGTATTAGTATTAACTGATTTTTTCTCACCGCCAAAACATCCTTTTAATATCCAAATAAAAACAACAATAATTATCAACCAAAGAACAAATTTAAAAACTTTTGAACCAGAAGATTCTTTTTTCATACGGTATTTCTGATATTTTTGTAAATCACCCATTTTTTTAAGCTAATTTTCTTTTATAAGCTTTGTTTCTAACTAAATACAAAACTAATTCATAGCTGCCAAAAAGAACAAAAACAAAAAATAAGTCTCCTAAAAGAGTATTTCTAAAGAAAGGTAAGGCCATAAAATAACTTTGTCCCAAACCAGACCAGGTTTTAGCATACCACCCACTGGCCGCCCAGACCGCAAAATTAGTAGTTAAAAAAAACAAAATTGAAGAAGCTAAAGTACCAGTAATTATTGTGGCAATATTCTTTCTTTTCCGCAAATATAAGCCAAATAATCCAATCAAAGCAAAGCTACCCCAAACCGTCAGTAAAACTCCTATATTATAAAAACCAATAAAATAATCACTAATCGCTAAAACAGCTAATGGAATTAATATAGCGTATTTTCGGCTTAAATAAACCCCGCTAAATAAGGCTACAGCCCCTATCGGCGCAAAATTCGGGGGTAAGTTAATAATTTTGTAAAAAGCCAAAATTCTTAAGCCTACCGCTAAAATCACTAAAAAATAAGGTAATATTTCTATAGTCTTTTTTTTCATAAATCTTTATTTAATTATAAACCTAGAAAGAACTTTTTTCAAATTTAAATTCTACTTCATCGCCAGCCGACAGCTCAAAAGAGTCTACTCCGACCATAGGCATTTCACCATTTACATAATACATCCAGTATTTATTTTTTTCACCATTTTTATAACCATCTATTTCTTTAATTAAAACTCCAAAATCAGACTCTTCAATAGTTATATCCAACAATTCATCTTTATCAGCTTTTTCTAAGACATCAAATACTGTTTCTCCTTTACTAAAAGTCGAGATTAATTCCTTTTCTTTATCCTCATAATTAATAGCTAAAAAAGCCCGGCGCCTGGCCATGATACTTTCAGCGCCAGCTATATCCCCTTCTAGTCCTAATTTATCTAAAGCCTGGTAAGTACTGACCGTCTGGGCCCCAAAAATAATACCTGACAAAACGGCCACCAGAATAAATAAACTTAAATAAAGTTTTCTTTCTTTCATTTTTTGCTCTCCTTAATAAAAAAACCCTGACTTCGGCAATTAAACAAGGGTTTTTAAAATTATTAAATCTTTCTACCGAAGATTTGTTATCTAAAAGGTGTCCTGGCTTACAGAGGATTGGCTCGTCAGCCCCTTCCCCTAAAAAAGAGTGGTTATGGCCGCCTGGCTTCTCTGCTTACAGTGACGGGATCGCGCCGGATTTGTTTTTGACTTAAAAGCAAAACGCACCGGTCTTCCCTTTTTTTCTTAAAAATTTTATTTTTAAGAAAAATATTTAATTATTAATATTCAATACCTTTTCTTGCTTTTAATCCCTGGTCAAAATAATGCTTGTTTTTATTCATGATAGTTACCAAATCTGCTAGCTTAATAATTTTATCATGAGCGTTTCTTCCCGTCAAAACAATCTCTGTGGATAAAGAATTATTTTTTAAAAACTTAATGAGTCTATCTTTTTTTATTAAACCAAAATCAAGGGCCACATTAATTTCATCTAATATTACTAAATTATATTTTTTATTTTTAATTTTTTTAATGGCATAGGCCAAGCCTTTTTCGGCTCTTTCAAAATCTTCTTTTTTTATTTTGCTCTTATCAATAAATTTATGGCTACCAAATTGTTTAATTTCTAAATTATTAAATTTTTTTAAGGCCTTAATTTCACTATAATCTCCTTTTTTCATAAACTGTATAATCAGGACTCGAAAACCAGCTCCTAAGGCCCTTAAAGCTAAGCCTAAAGCAGCTGTAGTTTTTCCCTTACCTTCTCCCGTATAAACTTGAATCATATTTAGCCTAATGAACAGGCTGACCAACCACAGTGCGGGCAGGTTTTACAGCCTTCTTTAATTTCCATAGTGGCTCCACACTCGGGGCATTTTGTTTTATCCACTATTTTTGATATTTTAACTTCCTGCTTGGTAGTCTCCTGACCAATTTCTTCTTCATTTTTATCTTTATTCTTTTCACCGGCTTCTATATTTAGAACCTGGGCTTCTCTTGAACGATCTCTATAAATCGTTACTCCTTTACAATCTGCTTTAAAAGCCTTGAGATAAACCTCTTCTACATCTTCAGTGGTAGCTGAGTGAGGAAAATTAACCGTCTTAGAAACAGCGTTATCAGTGTATTTTTGAAAAGCGGCTTGCATTTTTATATGCTCTTCCGGAGTAATATCATGAGCCGTAACAAAAACTTTTTTTACCTTATCCGGTATCTCAGAAAAATCCTGAATAGTGCCCTTTTCAGCAATTCTTTTCATTAAATTATCTGAATAAAAGCCTTCTTCCTTAGCTATTTTTTCAAAACTAGGATTAACTTCAACCAATTCATCACCTTCATCCAGTAAATTTCTCCTGACATAAGAAATAGCAAAAAGTGGTTCAATACCAGAAGAACAGCCAGCGATAATAGAAATAGTGCCGGTTGGAGCAATGGTAGTTAAAGTAGCATTACGCACTTTTTCTCCTTTTTTATCATTATAAATACTCTTGGCAAAGGCTGGAAAAGCTCCTCTAATTTTTGCCAGTTCCTTTGAAGCTTCTCGAGCTTTTTTAGTGATAAATTTCATAACCTTTTCTCCTGTTTTTAAAGCTTCTGAAGAATTATAAGGTATTTCCAGCTGAATTAACATATCAGCAAAACCCATTACTCCTAAGCCTACTTTTCGATTTTTCTCCACTATTTCTTCAATTTTATCCAAAGGATACCGACTCATATCAATAACGTTATCCAGAAAATGAACCGCTTTTTCAACAGTTTTAGCTAATTTATCAAAATCAATTTTTTTATCTTTAACCATTTTAGATAAATTAATTGAGCCAAGATTACAGGATTCATAAGGCAAAAGGGGTTGTTCACCACAAGGATTAGTTGATTCAATCTCTCCCTGTTCAGGCGTTGGATTTTTTTCATTGATACGATCAATAAAAATAATGCCCGGTTCACCGTTCTTCCAAGCCATAGTCACAATTAAATCGAAAATTTTTCTGGCGGAAAGTTTTGAAACTACTAATTTGCTACGCGGATTAATTAATTCATAATCTTTATTTTTTTCTACCGCTTTCATAAATTTATCAGTAACAGCTACAGAAATATTAAAATTAGCCAACTCGCCTTCATTCTCCTTAGCGGTAATAAATTCCAAAATATCCGGATGGTCTACTTTTAATATAGCCATATTTGCTCCTCTTCGAGTGCCCCCTTGTTTTATAGCCTCGGTAGAAGCATTAAAAACTTTCATAAAAGAAATCGGTCCTGAGGCAATACCACCCGTGCTTTTTACCAGATCACCGTCCGGGCGAAGACGAGAAAAAGAAAATCCCGTGCCGCCGCCTGACTGATGAATAATAGCCGTATTTTTAATGGTTTCAAAAATACCGCTGATCGAATCATCAACTGGCAAAACAAAGCAGGCTGAAAGCTGTTGCAGATCTTTGCCCGCATTCATTAAAGTCGGCGAATTAGGTAAAAATTCAAAATTACTCATCATGTCATAGAATTTCTTGGCTGTCTGCTCAACATCAACTTCCTGATGATAAAGAGTTTTATAAAGTTTATCAGCATAAGCAATATTATTACCCACCCTTTTAAACATACCCGAAGGTGTTTCTGTGACATGACCCTCAGCGTCTTTGCGTAAATACCTCTTTTGCAAAACTGTCATAGCATTAGGCGTTGACTTAACCTTTACCTTATACCCTTTTAACATTAGCTTGGCTTCTCTTATATTTTTATGCTTTTGACGATAAATAATATAAGCTTTAGCAATTTCTGCTTGACGATCTCTTATTAATACCTCTTCCACTATATCCTGAACACCTTCCACAGTCGGAATTTCACTTTCTGATAACCTTTCCTGTAAAATAGTAGTTACTGTAGTAGCCAAGCGCTTGGAAAGACTTTTATTACTTTTACCAATCGCTTTAGAACATTTAAAAATAGCCTCGGCAATATTTTTTCGATCAAAATCAACGATGCGGCCGTCGCGTTTTTTTATTTTTTTTAATTTATTTTTCTTAAAAATTGAAGCTTCCATTTATTTAAATAGGTTAAAAAGGTTAAAAAAATTGACCCATAATAAAGGGCAAATTAAAATATTTTAAGAGTCAGGAAAAATAATTACAAAAATAACAAAATAAATATTTCCTGACTTTTAAAATTTTTACATCATTTTTTTTCTGATAAAGGCTGGTATTTCTAATTCTTCCTCTTCTTTTGTTTTTTTAGGAACTTTTTCTTGAGGCTTTTTATTCTTTTCTTCTTCTTTATAAAAGTTTTTTTGTTGGTTTTGTTGAATTTGTTGAGTTTGTGGTTTTGGCGGTTCGTTTCCCGGTTTTTCTTCAAAAGGACTAATGGTATTTCTTTCCACTTTCTTTACTGAGGAAGAGGAACCTTTACCAAAACCAGTAGCAATAACTGTTATCTTAATTTCGTCTCCTAAAGAATCATCTAATACTGAACCAAAAATAATTTTTGCCTCCGGATCAGCGGAACCAGTAATTACCCGGGCTGCTTCATTAACTTCATACATACTTAAATTAGGCCCTCCAGTGACTGTAAAGAGTATACCCCTAGCTCCATCAATAGAAAGTTCTAAAAGCGGGCTGTCAATAGCCGCCTTAGCCGCGTCAACTGCTCTATTTTCACCAGAAGCCTCACCAATACCCATAAGAGCTGAACCGGTATTTTCCATAATAGATTTAACGTCAGCAAAGTCAACATTAATTAAGCCAGGCACGGTAATCAAATCCGCAATACCTTGAACACCCTGTTTTAAAACATTATCTACCACTTTAAAAGAATCAAGCAGGCTGGTTTTTTTATCAATAATTTGTAATAAACGGTCATTAGGTATAGTAATCAAAGTATCTACTTTATCAGTCAAATTATCCAGTCCCCCTTCAGCAATCTGCATTCTTTGAGCACCTTCAAAAGAAAAAGGTTTGGTCACCACGGCCACTGTTAAAGCCCCGGCGTCTCGCGCTATTTCAGCAATAATCGGAGCCGCTCCAGTGCCAGTGCCGCCGCCTAAACCACAGGTAATAAAAACCATATCCGAGCCTTTTAAAGAGTCGTGAATTTCATCCTGGCTTTCCTCAGCGCTAGCCTGGCCTAATTCCGGATCCATACCGGCTCCTAGACCTCGGGTAGTGGTTTTACCAATATGTATCTTGTGAGGAGCGTTGGAATGATGAAGAGCTTGAGCATCAGTATTAATGGCTGTAAATTCAATGCCCCTAATTCTGGAATCAATCATTCTTTTTATAGCCGCTCCACCAGATCCACCAACACCTAAAACTTTAATTTTAGCAAAAGTCTCCACTTCCGGCTTTACTTCCATAGAATTATTTTTTCTCTTTTTTTTATTGCTCATATAATTATTTTAATCTTAAAATATTAAGGCCTTAAAGATTTAAACCATTCTTTCATTTTTTTAGTCACATTCGAAACAGAAGAAAAATTAGGTATGGAAAAATTAAAACCGCCCTTTTCCCGCAAAGCCAGACCCCAGACCACTAGACCAATAGCTGTGCTAAAAGCCGGATCATTGGCCTTATCTATAGCTGAAACAAATTCTTGAGGTGAACCCACTGAACTAGGCAATCTAAATTCTTTTTTTGCCACTTTAATTAAACCGGGTAATTTAGCGCCGCCACCAGTTATAACCACTCCGGCCGGCAAAAGACCTGAACGGTCAATTTTCTGCAATTCTTTGTCAATCATTTTAAATATTTCCTCTAGTCTGGCCTCTATAATTTCAGCTACTTGTTTTTTAGAAACCTTATTATTATCTCCTCCTTCTAATTCTCCCAAATTTATTTCTTCTCTCTTGCTGATATCATCGGGTAAAGCACTACCATATTCTAGTTTTATTTTTTCAGCTAAATCAATAGAAGTTCTAAGACCAATAGCAATATCATTAGTAATATGAGAAGAACCAATGGGTAAGATTTTTGTATGTAAAACATCACCTTCTTCAAAAACTACCAATGAAGTAGTGCTACTGCCAATATTGACTAAAGCTACCCCAAGATTTTTTTGGCGTTTAGTTAAACAGCTTTCTGAGGAAGCTAAGACCCCTAAAACTAAATCTTCAATATCGACCCCGGTACGATAAACTGACTTGGTTAAATTTTTAATTTGGGAAGAAAGACCCTGGATAATCTGAGCCTCTACTTCCAGTCTGATGCCAGTCATACCGACCGGATCTTTAATACCTTTTTGATTATCAACCGTAAAACTTCGGGGAATAACATGTAATATTTCAAAATTAGGCGGCGTGGCTACGGCTTGAGCTGCTTCCACCACTCTTTCTACGTCTTCTTCTTTTATTTCACCATCTGCCTTAGCTACCGCGATTACTCCATGACTATCTTGAGAATTAATATGAGAACCTGAAATACCAACAAAAGCATTTTCTGCCGGTATACCGGTCATTCTTTCTACTTTTTCTAAACACTGGGAAATTGAGCTCACTGTTTCTTCAATACTAGTAACCACTCCTTTAGAAACTCCTTCTGAGGGCTGGCTAGCTAGGCCCATTATATGTAATTTTTCATCATTGGGATTTTTCTGGCCAACAACAGCTCTTATATAGGAAGAACCAATGTCTAGTCCAGTTATTATTTCTTCTTTTGCCATATTTATCTTTTAATACTTGAATTATTTAACTTTATTATAATATATTTTTTTGTTTTTGAAAAGTGATTTTAAATTACTAACTAAAAACATAAGGCCAGAAAATTAAAACTCCAATAATTAAAGAGCCTAAGGAAGCTAAAAATACCATAGCGGCCATAAGATCCTTAATTACGGCCACATAATGGTGAATGCGCGGTTTTAAAATATCTACTACTTTTTCTAAAGTAGTATTAATCAACTCCAAAACTAAAACCAACAGAATTAACAAGAAAAGAATTATAGCTTCAGCCCGGCTTATTTCAAAAACAAACATCAATATCACAACCACTAAAGCAATAAAGCTTTGAATACGAAAATTTTGTTCATGGCGAAAAGTATAACGTATTCCTTTTAACGCGTATTTAAAGCTTTTAATTAATGTTTTTAGGTTTATAATGGGCATAACTCTAACTAGCCTACGGTTTTTATTAATTCATCTTCAATTCCCTCCATAAGCTTTCTTTCTTTTTTATTTTTGTGTTTATAGCCTAATAAATGTAATAATCCGTGAATGGTTAACTTTTTCAATCTGTCTTCCAGTTTTTCATCAATTTTATCAGCTTCTTCTTTAGCTTTCCTAGGACAGATAAATATTTCTCCTAATACATTATTTTTCAAAGGAATTTCAAAAAAAGTATTTTTATTTTTTTTCTCAGAAAAATGAAAGGTTAGAACACTGGTAGCTTTATCCTTTTTACGATAAGTTTTATTAAGTTCTTTAATTTTTTTCTTATCAACTAAAACTAGGGAGATCTGTTTTTTTATTTTTTTATCAAGTTTTTTAAGAGATTTCTCTATAACTTTTTCAAAAAAATCTT
It includes:
- a CDS encoding diacylglycerol kinase family protein — encoded protein: MPIINLKTLIKSFKYALKGIRYTFRHEQNFRIQSFIALVVVILMFVFEISRAEAIILFLLILLVLVLELINTTLEKVVDILKPRIHHYVAVIKDLMAAMVFLASLGSLIIGVLIFWPYVFS
- the ybeY gene encoding rRNA maturation RNase YbeY, whose protein sequence is MPVNFTALIETSYKKDFFEKVIEKSLKKLDKKIKKQISLVLVDKKKIKELNKTYRKKDKATSVLTFHFSEKKNKNTFFEIPLKNNVLGEIFICPRKAKEEADKIDEKLEDRLKKLTIHGLLHLLGYKHKNKKERKLMEGIEDELIKTVG